The genomic DNA TCTTGCCCCTATCGTACTCAATATGTTTAATTGATGTATATTTATCGTGTAGTTAAATTGATCAAATCCTTTAAATAAATATGAAAAAAATCATTCAGATACGATGCACCTTAACAATAAATAATGGTTTATATTCGTTGTTAAACATATAAAATTCCATTTTCATTTAAAATTATTTTAATTCCTGGTCCATTTATAATTCATACATTTTACATCCCCACTTTATCAAAATAAAACAGCTCCTCACTAAAACTTGTTCAGTAAAGAGCTGTACTAACTTTCATCGTAATCCCCATTTTTAGGCGTTTGCGACTTCGAGCGATATTATTTCTCTTTCTTCCAATGATGTTTCTTTCACGCCAAAAAAACTTGCTTTCTGCTCTGCTCCTGATGGATGTAAACAGAACTACGAACATTTACAAGATGATACATTACTTACTTAAATAATAACTATTTTCTTCTACTTCTTCCCAGGTCATATAAATACGAACAATATCTTCCTCAATTAATTGTGTTCCTGTTTGCACTTCAATGAACTCTAAATCAGTAATCGCTTTAATTCCATGCTTAGCACCGGCAGGAATTTCAAGAACATCGCCCGGCTTCACGCGACGAATTTCTCCATTAAAAGCAAATTCCCCTTCACCTTTAATGATGGTCCACACTTCATTACGATGATGATGCATTTGATAGCTTAAGTTTTTACCTGTTTTAACACCTATTCGTTTTGTTATTACTTCTCTTCCATCTTCAAACTTTGTAAAATCTAATACACGATACCAACCCCAGCGACGCTCTTCATACATTGGACGTTGTTCGAAATCACTTACAAGATCCTTAATTTTTGGACTTGCTGCTTTATCTGAAACTAAAATTCCGTCCGGACTCACCGCAACAACGGCATTAGATACCCCTAATACGGTAACCGGAATATCCAATTCATTAATTAAATGAGTGTTTTCCGAAGCTGAAATAACACCTTTACCAATTTGAGTTGTTGCCATTTCTTCCGTTAACGTATTCCATGTCCCAAGATCTTTCCAATAACCATCATAAGGCAATACAACAATATGTTCTGTCTTTTCTACGACCTCATAGTCAAAGCTGATTTTTGGTAACTTATCATACTGCTTTAATAACTCATCATATTGAATTGGAATTCCTTTTTCTTTCAGCAAGGTAATTATGTAATCAAGCTTAAACGCAAACACACCGCAGTTCCAAAGCGCGCCTTGTTCAATTAATTCTGCTGCTTTTTCTTCCGATGGTTTCTCTGTAAAATGACTAACTCTGAAATAATCGTTTTCGCTAGGTTTAGATACAGGAACAATATAACCGTACTTGGCAGATGGGTAAGTTGGTTCTACACCGATTAACGCTAAATCAGCACCACTTATTAGTACGGTTCCCTCTAAATCTTTCACTCTATTAAAAAACTGATCTTCTACATATGGGTCAACAGGCAGTACAGTAACTACTTCGTTTAAGCTAATACCTTGAATGCTGTATAAGTATACCGATGCTAAAGCAATCGCCGGAAAAGTATCACGGCGCATCGGCTCAATAATAATAGGTACATCTTTTCCTAATTGGCTTTGAATCAAATCGACTTGAGATTTACTTGTTGCAATAACAGCCGAGTCAGCTAGGCCGACATTTCCTAATTGCCCCCAGACACGTTGGACCATCGACTGAAGTTTACCATTTTGATTCTCTAAAACTTTTAAAAATTGCTTTGAGCGGGCATCGTTTGATAAAGGCCAAAGACGTTTGCCAGAACCACCTGATAAAAGAACTAGTCTCATAAATCACCTAGCGCTCCTTTAATTTAATTATTTTTTGATATAAAATTCTTCATTTTTATCTACGAAAGTTATTACTTTTTCTTTAGTTAGATTGTTTGATGCTAAGGTTTTGTTGTGTAGCCTACCTAATTAAATCTCATCATCTCATTGGTCCTTCACCTTAACTTGTTCTTGAATTTTTGTTCCATTTTTGATGAAAATAAGCACGTGTTAGCTCCAATAGGGAGCCTTTATGACCAATCTTTAACTAGAGAAGCACTTCTTGTAAGCAATACATAAGCAAAATAATCTATCATTGGTTATAGACTGCGTTTCCACTTTGACTGTAAAACGCTTTGATCTTTAAGTGTTGTTTTCATCCTTAAACCACTTCTTGATTTCCCTTAATGCCATTCTCTGGATCAGGAAGTTGTTCAGATCAACAATTCGATTTCCACGTTTTTCTATTGCCTAATGATAAATCGGACTCCATTACGACAAAAATCTGTCGAATCCCAATAGTCGACATAGCCTTGGCCGAATAGAACATCTGGATCGATTTCAATTGCTCATCTATTTGCACGATCCGCATGTTTGAGAGGTAAAATCACGCCTTTTTCAGGAATCGTATAGTCTTAGTCTTTCTTGATGACGATTCGTAGATTAAAGCACACACCAGCTTTTGTCTTTCCTGAGGTAGCCTAAAAAATTTGTTTATTTTTAACATCTTAATTATTAGATTTTACAATTGAAAAAGGCGATCATATTGAGCATAAACCGCGTTTTTTGAGTAATAACTATTGAAAAACTCGAAAGATAATTTAGACATTTTCTCGTTAACTGTCTTATCAGTTAGCATCTTCATATGATGAACATAATTTTCAATTTTATTTTCGACAATACATTCGCCCTTTAATGGCAAATCGATTCCCTCTATTCCATAGTCTGTAGCAATAACAGGAAGCCCTCTTGAAAAGGCTTCTAAAGCCTTTAACTTTACTCCACTTCCAAATAATAAAGGAACAATCATTGCACAGGCTTTACTAAACAATGAGTCAAGATTATCAACAAAGCCTAACAGTTCTATATTATTGGGGTAATTTTCAGCAATTTCTATTAATTTTGGGCTTGGATTTTTACCTACAATTTGAAGTTTAATATTTGGTATTTCTTCAATTAACTTGTTCATATTTAATTTTATAAAATTATAGATAGACACATTATTATGCGGGATGTTCAAAGCACCTAAAAAAATAAAGATTGGTTCTCCGGTAAAGTTTCTATTGTATAAGATCTCTTTTCGATTGATAACTACTGGGCGAATCGATTTTACAGTTGAACAGTTAGAACGCTCATTTAACAGTTTAGTTTCCTTTTGGCTAATTAATAAACTATTTGAATACGCCTTAGCCGTTTCAATTTCTTTTTTTTTAATTAGCCTTCGTTCAAACTCTAGTAAAAACTTACTAAGTATTCTAAAGGAAACGACTTTTTGTGCAAAAACAGGGAGAAATTTCGAAAAGTTGCCAATTACATTAAAATCAACATCTGGGAATTTTTTAATAAATTTCAACATTTTTTCATATCTTACAGAAAACAAATCATCAAGGTAAACAAACTCTTTCGTATTATTGAATTGATAGCTTTCAAAAAACTGTGAAATCCGAATTGTGTCATAAACAACGATATCAAATCCGTTATTTTCAATATATTCAATCAGTCTCTTTTTTATTTTAGAACTAAACAAAACTGCTTCCTGTATACTTTTTTTTCTTAAGAGTCCTGAATAAATAAATACATTTTTTACCTGTTTTATCACACTTGGTTTATTATATAACTTTACCTT from Bacillus methanolicus MGA3 includes the following:
- a CDS encoding sugar phosphate nucleotidyltransferase, producing MRLVLLSGGSGKRLWPLSNDARSKQFLKVLENQNGKLQSMVQRVWGQLGNVGLADSAVIATSKSQVDLIQSQLGKDVPIIIEPMRRDTFPAIALASVYLYSIQGISLNEVVTVLPVDPYVEDQFFNRVKDLEGTVLISGADLALIGVEPTYPSAKYGYIVPVSKPSENDYFRVSHFTEKPSEEKAAELIEQGALWNCGVFAFKLDYIITLLKEKGIPIQYDELLKQYDKLPKISFDYEVVEKTEHIVVLPYDGYWKDLGTWNTLTEEMATTQIGKGVISASENTHLINELDIPVTVLGVSNAVVAVSPDGILVSDKAASPKIKDLVSDFEQRPMYEERRWGWYRVLDFTKFEDGREVITKRIGVKTGKNLSYQMHHHRNEVWTIIKGEGEFAFNGEIRRVKPGDVLEIPAGAKHGIKAITDLEFIEVQTGTQLIEEDIVRIYMTWEEVEENSYYLSK
- a CDS encoding glycosyltransferase, which codes for MKVLIVSTQYPYPKDNGKKIILSSILEYFIERYGNRNVEYIVVGDSFLEEEPVVKVKLYNKPSVIKQVKNVFIYSGLLRKKSIQEAVLFSSKIKKRLIEYIENNGFDIVVYDTIRISQFFESYQFNNTKEFVYLDDLFSVRYEKMLKFIKKFPDVDFNVIGNFSKFLPVFAQKVVSFRILSKFLLEFERRLIKKKEIETAKAYSNSLLISQKETKLLNERSNCSTVKSIRPVVINRKEILYNRNFTGEPIFIFLGALNIPHNNVSIYNFIKLNMNKLIEEIPNIKLQIVGKNPSPKLIEIAENYPNNIELLGFVDNLDSLFSKACAMIVPLLFGSGVKLKALEAFSRGLPVIATDYGIEGIDLPLKGECIVENKIENYVHHMKMLTDKTVNEKMSKLSFEFFNSYYSKNAVYAQYDRLFQL